CGCTCGGCTACCGCGGCTTCCCCAAGTCGTGCTGCACCTCGCTCAACGAAGTGATCTGCCACGGCATCCCCGACTCCACCGTCATCCAGGACGGCGACATCGTGAACATCGACGTCACCGCCTACATCGACGGCGTGCACGGTGACACCAACGCCACCTTCCTGGCCGGTGACGTGAGTCAGGAGCACCGCGACCTGGTCGAGCGCACCCGCATCGCCACCGAGCGCGCCATCAAGGCCGTCAAGCCGGGCCGCGAGCTCAACGTGATCGGCCGCGTGATCGAGGCCTACGCGAGCCGCTTCGGCTATCACGTGGTCCGCGACTTCACCGGTCACGGCATCGGCGAGACCTTCCACAACGGCCTGATCGTCCTGCACTACGACGAGCCGTCGGTCGACACCGTCATCGAGCCGGGCATGGTCTTCACCATCGAGCCGATGATCAACCTCGGCGCCCTCGACTGGGAGCAGTGGGACGACGACTGGACCGTCGTCACCGTCGACCGCAAATGGACCGCGCAGTTCGAGCACACGCTGGTCGTCACCGACACCGGCGCCGAGATCCTCACGCTGCCCGACGCCTGACCGGTCAGTTCCGGTTCTGCCGCAGGAAGCCGTACAGTCCGGCGCGGTAGCCCCGCAGGTGACTGGGTTCGTCGGCATCCGGGTCCGGGGCCTGCGCGAGCGTCGTCGACGCGTAATGCCGGGCCCACGGAACGGGCAGCGCGTCGAGATCGGCGAGGGAGTCCTCGAAGCCCTTCTGAAACAGGTCCGGGTCCAGGCAGTCGTCCAGTTCCGGGTCGATCAGCGGGAACGACGTGGGCAGGCGGGTGACCGTGCCGTACTCGGTGACGATGTCGAGTTCCCCGAAGCCGGGGTCGTGGGCGGTCATCGCTGTGCCCGCCGCCCGGCGAGACTCCGGTAGACGGTCGCCCGGCTGACGCCCAGCCGCGCGGCGATCTCCGGCACGCGCAGCCCGGCCACGCGCATCCGCTCGGCGGCGGCCACCTGGGTGTCGTCGAGGGCACGCGGGCGCCCGACCGCCGAGTCCACACGCCCGCCGCCGGTGCCGGGCCGGGCCGCGGCGGCCTCGTCGTCGAGTTCGGCCAGCGAGGCCAGCACGCCGACGATCGTCGAACCGGTGGGATCGGCGGTGTCCAGGCCCTCGCGCAGGGAGCGCAGCCCGATCCGGCGGCGGGTGAGTTCGCGGGCACTGGCCAGCACCTCGGGCGTGGTGCGCCCGAGCCGGTCGAGACCGATGATGACGGTGGTGTCGCCGGGACGCGCGTAGTCGAGGAGCGCGGTCCAGCCCGGACGCTCCACCGCCTCGGGCGCTTCGGTCTTGTCGGTGTAGATCCGCGCGGGCTCGATGCCGGCATCGGTCAGGGCGTCGATCTGCGCTTCGAGGCCGGGCGATCCGGTCCCGGTGCGGGCGTACCCGAGCCGGAACGCGGAGGCGCTCTCCTGGTCGATGGTCATGGCAGAAGAATCTATCGCAAAAGTGTCGCGAATCTGTGGGTAGGGTCGCAGAATATAGTGAGACAGCTGAGACTGAAGCGCGGCGAACTGCGGATATATCGGTGATTCAAGGCATGAACAACGACACGCCCGGGCTGTCGCAGAAAATTATGAGACTGTCGCGAAATGGGTGAGACGAATCAGGTGGTGGCGGTGTCGAAGTGGTCGGTGAGCTCACCGACGATCCGGTCCCACAGCGGCTCGGGCAGATCGTGGGCCATGCCGTCGATCATGGCGAGTCGTGCTCCGGGGACCTCGCGAGTGATCGCGCGGGCGCCGGACGGCCGCATCAGCTTGTCGTGCGTGCCGTGCAGCACCAGGGTGGGCGCGGCGATCCGCCGGTTGTAGCCGACGAGCGATCCGGTGCCCAGGATGGCCGCGAACTGGCGCAGCATGCCGGCCGGGTAGTAACTGCGGTCGAAGTACTCGGCCGAGTGCAGGCGGGCCACCGCGGGATCCTGCGGGTAGACGGGGCTGCCGATGACGGCGCGCACCCGCGTCGTGTGCTCGATGATCTCGTCGCGGCCGGCCCCCTTGGGCGGGGGCGTGATGAGCGCCTTCATCTGCCGGGCGCCGGGCGGCGGCAGGAAGGCCTTGTTGTTGCTCGACATCACGATGGTCGCCGTTCGCGTCCGGTCGGCGTGCCTGGCCGCGAAGATCTGGGTGATCATGCCGCCCATCGAGGCGCCGACGATGTGAGCGCGGTCGATGCCGAGGTGGTCGAGCACGGCGCGGGCGTCGTCGGCCATGGCCGGCAGGCGGTACGGCGCCCCGGGCACCGGGAGACCGGCGAACGTGCGGCCGAGCTTCACGGGAAGCGGGGGACCACCGACGCGGGCGCCGTCGAGTTTGCCGCTGAGGCCGATGTCGCGGTTGTCGAAGCGGATCACCCGGTAGCCCGCGCCGGCGATCAGCCGGCAGAACTCCTCGCGCCAGAACACCATCTGGGCCCCGAGTCCCATGATCAGCAGCACGGGCGGGTCGGCGGGGTCGCCGAACTCGTCGTAATACAGCTCGATGTCGCCCGACGGCGCGGTACCGGATCGTGTGGTCATGAAGCCATCGTGGCACGGCCGACGACGAGCGTGAGTTCGCCCGGTACTACGATTTCGTAGGTTGCCTGCCTTTCGGGGGCCGGCCCGGGAACTGGGAGAATCGATGACCACGTCGGAGAACACCGCGCTGATCGAGCGCGTCGGCCACTACTACGTGATGGAACACGAGTACCAGGTCGGGCGCGAGAAGGTTCGCGAGTACGCCCGCGCGGTGCAGGACTACCACCCGGTGCACTGGGACGAGGCGGCCGCGGCCGGCCTCGGCTACTCGGGCCTGGTGGCTCCGCTGACGTTCACATCGATCCCGGCGATGGCCGCCAACCAGAAGCTGATGCAAGAAGTGGTGGTCGGCTACGAGACCTACGTGCAGACCGAGCAGGTCTTCGAGCAGTACCGCCCGATCGTCGTCGGCGACGTGCTGCGCACCGACGTCGAGCTCTCCTCCGTGCGGCGGATCGCCGGCAAGGACATGATCACCATCACCAACACCTTCGTCGACCAGCACGGGGAGACCGTGCACCGCATGCACACCACCGTCGTCGGCGTCTCGGCCGACGAGGTGGATCCGGGCATCTCCGCGGCCGTCGCCAAGGTGATGATGCACGACGTCGACATCCTCTCGGTGGAGGATGCGGCGGCCGACTACGTCAAGACCGTCCGCGAGGGGGAGGCGCCCGCCGATTCGACCGCCGGGGCCACCCGCGCCGTCGGGTCGCGGAGCTTCGACGAACTGGCCAAGGGTGACCTGCTGCCCGAGCATCACACCGGGCTCTCCCGCGGCGACCTGGTGAACTACGCGGGCGTCTCCGGCGACGCCAATCCGATCCACTGGGACGAGTCCATCGCGAAGCTGGCCGGCCTGCCCGATGTGATCGCCCACGGCATGCTGACCATGGGCCTGGGTGCGGGCGTGATCTCCGCGTGGTCGGGTGATCCGGGCGCGGTCCGCCGCTTCGCCGTGCGCCTGTCCGCCCCGGCGATCGTGCCGGCCGACGGCCGCGGTGACATCGCGTACGGCGGCAAGGTCAAGTCGCTCGACCCCGAGACGCGCAGCGGCACGATGATCCTCACCGCCAAGGCCAACGACAAGAAGATCTTCGGCATGGCGACCCTGGACCTGCGCTTCTCCTGATCGGCGGCCCCGCCCGGACTGCGGCCCCGCCCGATCGGCGGCTCAGCCCTCCTCGTCCGCGGCGAGAGCCGGCACCTGCCTGAGCAACTCGGCCCGGTAGCCGGACAGGCTCGCCCTCTCTTGTTCGGAGACGGCCGGGTACGCCGGGTTCAGCCCGGACAGGGCTTCGAGCAACACGGCGAACGTCGACAGGTGGCTCGCCCACTTGTGGTCGGCCGGGATCACATGCCACGGCGCGTACTCGGTGCTCGTACGGCTGAGCATCTCGCTGAACGCCTTCTGGTACTCCGGCCACAGAGCGCGCTCGGCCATGTCGGTGGCCGAGAACTTCCAGTTCTTGTCCGGGCGGTCGATGCGTTCCAGGAACCGGCGGCCCTGCTCCTCGTAGGAGACGTTGAGGAACAGCTTGACGACGGTGGTGCCGTTGTCGGTCAGGTACCGCTCCCAGTCGTTGATGTCCCGGTACCGCCGCTTCCAGAGGCCCTTGCGGTGCAGGGTCGCCGACTCCGGCCACAGCATCTCCGGGTGCACGCGCGTGACCAGCACGTTCTCATAGTGCGACCGGTTGAAGATGCCGATGCGGCCGAGTTCGGGTGTCACCAGCTGGTGCCGCCACAGGTAGCCGTGGGCGCGGTCCTGCGCGGACGGCGCCTTGAAGCTGTGGACGTCCACGCCCTCCGGATTCACGCCGGACATGACGTGCTTGATGGTGCTGTCCTTGCCCGCCGCGTCGATCGCCTGCAGCACGATCAGCAGCGAGCGATCGGCCTGCGCGTAGAACCTGTCCTGCAGCGCGAAGAGCTGCGTCTTGGCCTCCTCCAGCTGAGCGAGACCGTCGGCCTTCTTCAGGCCCTTCGGCTTGTCGCCCGTGTCGAAGTCCCGCGCGAGATCGACCGTGCTGCCCGGCTCGACCAGGGTGCGCCCCGCCAGCTTCTTCCAATTGACCGTTGCGGCCATGATGTCCTCCCTGATGAACGGATGCCTTCTCAGAGTGCCCGAACCGCGGCGCGCGGGTGCGTGGACCGGGCACCTGCCTCGGCGAGCGGCCGGTCGTCGCGTCTACAGGTGGATGCCGTAGACGTCGATCTTGCGATACAGCGACGACCGGGCGATCCCCAGCGCCCGCGCGGCCTTCGTCCGGTTGCCGCCGTATTCGCGCAGGGCCTCGACGATGGTGTCCCGTTCGGCGGTCTCCAGGGAGGTCATCACCCGCTTGGGCGCGGAGTGGACCGAGGGCGGCAGGTCGTTCTCGGTGAGCGGGCCGGTCAGGTTGACGCGCAGCGCGTGCCGCAACACCGTCACCAGTTCGGCGACGTTGCCGGGCCACGGGTACTTCTTGAGCGCGCGCAGCAGACCGTCGGTGAAGGCCGGCGCGCGATTCGGGGCCAGTTGGTGGGCGTGCATGCGGACGATCTCGGGAATGTCGTCGGGGTGATGCCGGAGCGCAGGGAGCTCGACGGTCATCGCGAAGCACTGGACCAGCGCGGATTCCAGGAGCGCGTCACCGCCCGGCCGTGCGGTGCCGACGATCCATCGTGCCGGATAGCGGTGCTGGTCGGCGGAGACCAGCGCGGCGATCTCGGCGTCGTCGTCCGGGGCGAGGGCGTCGATCCGCCGGAGCACCACGCTGGGGGCGCTGGAGGCGATCGCCGCGCGCACCTCGGTGACGACGGCGGGGGACGAGCAGTCGACCATCGCGCAGACCGCCTGCGGATTCTTGTTGAGCTGCGCACCCCGGGCCAGGGTGGCGCGACCGGCGCCGTCCTCGCCGATCAGCAGGGTGTTGGTGCCCTCCGCGGCGAGCTGCGACACCCGGGCGCGGCAGCGCGACCACTGCGGGGAACCGCCCACCGAGCCGGGCAGGGCGGGGGCGCGGCCGCTCATGGCGCGCGCCGGGGTGCGAACCGCGGCGGGGGCGTGTTCCACCTCGAGGACCACTCCGGCCGACTCGCCGCCCTCCTCGATGAGGGTGCGCTTCACCTCGATCACCTGCCCGGACGGCAGGGTCAGGGTGAATTGGCGCAGCCGCGACGGCACCAGCATCGACTGCGCCTCCTCGCGGAGGAAGGCCTCGTCGATCGGGTCGAGCAGCGGGGTTCCGGCGGTGTTCGACATGAAGACGCCGCAGCTCAGCGAGTAGACCGCGGTGGTGCGGCGGCGGCAGGCGGCCACGAAGGCGTCGAGCACGGCGAGTTGCTTGGCCGAGCCGCTGGAACTGAGGGCGCTCTCGATGTCGCGGGCCGCCGACACCACGAGCTGCCGCATCATCGGATTGGCGTGCCCGGTCTGGCAGCTGATGTCGATGATGCCCTCCAGCCGACCGGTCACCGGGTCGTGGACGGGGGCGCCCGCGCAGGTGAAGCCGCGGATCCCGGCGTTGAAGTGCTGGGTGCCGTCGATGTAGACGGGCATCCCCGTCTCGATGGCGGTGCCGACGCCATTGGTGCCGACCGAGGCCTCGGAGTAGTCGAAACCGGGGGCGAAGCAGGCGCGGTCGAGCAGATCGCCGAGCCGTCCGTCGGCGTCGCGCCGCAGCATCACCCGGGCGTGCTCGTCGGTCAGCGCGATGCTCAGCGGCATGCCCGACAGGTCGGTGTGCAACTGATCGAGCACCGGGGACGCGCACTGGACCAGGCGCCGCTGGAAGTCGAGATCGGTGACGTACTCGATCTGCGTGATGGTCCGGTCCGGGGCGAGACCGGCCTCCCGCGATCGCCGCCACGACTGCTCGATGTATCTGGGCAGACCGATCGGGCTGGTCGCCTCACGACGATCGATACGGGTCGCGGTCATGTCGAATGCCTCCTCGGCTCCGGTTTCAGGGTTCGCGCAGAAGGGGAGTTATGTCGGTCGCACTCGCCGCCGATGGCCGATCGGATGCCGATCCCGTCCGATCGGACGCCTCGCCCCCTGTCCGAACGGACAGTGGACGAGGCGTCGTCCACTCGGGGCGGACTCAGACCTCGGCGGCCAGCAGCTCGCTCAGGTGGGCGTCCACCTGCTCCATGTACGTCGGTGCGACGCCGAAGAGCCCGAGGTGGCCGAGGACGTCGTTGATGACGCGGAACTCGGCGTTCGGGATCAGGTCGGCCTCGGCCCGGCAGTCGGCCGGCGGGAACAGCTGATCGAGGTCGATCGGCAGGACGAAGACCTTGGCGGTGATCCGGCCGAGCGCTGCCGCCAGGTCGCCACCGGTGTGCCGCGCGACGTCGCCGCGCTGCCAGGCCCAGGCCTGGGTGAGCAGGTCGTTGGGGTCCATCGCGGTGAAGACCGGTTCCAGGAAGCCCGCCAGGAACTCCTCCTTGTTCTGGAATTCGAGTGCCCTGTACACCTCCAGCTTCCAGAAGTCGCTGGACAGGCCCTTGATGGCCCAGATGTGCGACATGCGCTTGAGGCCGTCGAAGACATCGGCGTTCGACGCGTACTCGCCGCCGTTCCAGCCCGGGTCGGACGTCATCTGCTCGCAGACCACCTGGGCGATCAGGTAGTCGTCCGGGGTGTTCTGCGCGGTGCCGGCGATCGGGGCCGCCCGCAGTACCTTCTCGGGGAATCGCACCGCCCACTCGTACGTCTGCTGGGCGCCCATCGATCCGCCGACCACCAGGGCCAGCGTGTCGATGCCGTAGTGCTCGCGCAGCAGGCGCTCCTGCGCCACCACGTCGTCGCCGATCCGGACGTGCGGGAACTTCGACATCGAGAGCCCGGCGTTCGCGCCGTCGGCGTTGTGCGGCGAGGTCGACAGGCCGCTGCCGATCTGGTTGACGACGATGATGAAGTACTTCTCCGGGTTGAGCGCGTGCTCCGGGCCGATGTACACGTCCCGCCAGGTGACGTGTGTTCCGGAGAACCAGGTCGGGATCAGGATCGCGTTGTCCTTGGCCTCGTTGAGGGTGCCGTAGGTGGCGACGGCCAGTTCGCAGTCGGGGATCACCCCGCCTTCCTCGAGGGCCAGTTCACCGATGCTGATCAGGTCGTACTCGCCCTGGAATTCGGGTGTGTAGAAGGGGTTGTCGATGGCCATTGCTGGGGGTCTCCTTGGGGTCGATGTTTCGGGGATGACGTGGCGGACGCCGGGCCCGGCCGCCGGACGGATCGGATGTGTTCCCGCTCACCATTGTGGCTCGGTGGCGGCCGGCGGCGTCTCGGATCGAGACGTTCGTGAGGCGGGCGGGCCGCGGGCGGTCAGGCGAAGCGGAAGCCGGGGTAGCCCCGGTCGGCGTTCTCGTCGGTGCGCTGCCGGAAATCGGCGGCACCCAGGTACGACAGGACGCGGCCGCGCGGTTTGCCCTCGACGTTCGCGCCGTTGTACCAGGAGTCGGTCTTGGCGATGAGGGTCGCCTGGGTCACTTCGTCGTGGTGCTGCACCCAGGCCTCCTCGCCTTCCAGCGTCGGTTCGACGACGCGGTGACCGTTCTCCTGCATGTGACCGATCAGACGGGAGATCCACTCGGTCTGCTGCTGGAGGCAGGTCGGCATGTTGCACAGGGCGGCCGACGGCGCGAGCGGGATGCCGGTGGTCAGCAGGTTCGGGTAGCCGTGCACCATGAAGCCCATGGTCGACCGGATCTCCCGGTTCCAGTCGTCGGCGAGCGACCGGCCGCCGCGGCCCTTCGGATCGAGCCGGGACAGTGCGCCGCTGCCGGCGTCGAAGCCGGTCGCCATGATGATGACGTCCACCTCGTGCAGGGTGCCGTCCGCGAGCTCGATGCCCTCGGGCACGATCCGCGTGATCGGGTTGTTCCGCACGCCGATCGCCTCGACGTTGGGGCGGTGGAACACCTCGTAGTAGCCGCGCTCCAGCGGGACGCGGTGGGTGCCGAAGCCGAAGTCCTCGGGCTTCGGGACCAGCAGGTCGATCAGCTTCGGGTCGCGCAGCCGCGCCCCGATCTTGGCGCGCACGAAGTCCGAGACCGCCGCGCTGACGTCGGGATCGACGAACATCGACAGGTACGACGCGATCCACAGCTTCAGCGAGCCGTCGTTGTAGCACTCTTCCAGCAGCTCGCGGCGCTCCTCCTCGGTGCGCTCGGCCCACTCCTTGGTGGTGTAGTCGTACTCGAAGCCGACCACGGTGGTCTTGACGGTGTC
The nucleotide sequence above comes from Gordonia sp. PP30. Encoded proteins:
- a CDS encoding alpha/beta fold hydrolase, whose product is MAIDNPFYTPEFQGEYDLISIGELALEEGGVIPDCELAVATYGTLNEAKDNAILIPTWFSGTHVTWRDVYIGPEHALNPEKYFIIVVNQIGSGLSTSPHNADGANAGLSMSKFPHVRIGDDVVAQERLLREHYGIDTLALVVGGSMGAQQTYEWAVRFPEKVLRAAPIAGTAQNTPDDYLIAQVVCEQMTSDPGWNGGEYASNADVFDGLKRMSHIWAIKGLSSDFWKLEVYRALEFQNKEEFLAGFLEPVFTAMDPNDLLTQAWAWQRGDVARHTGGDLAAALGRITAKVFVLPIDLDQLFPPADCRAEADLIPNAEFRVINDVLGHLGLFGVAPTYMEQVDAHLSELLAAEV
- a CDS encoding helix-turn-helix domain-containing protein yields the protein MTATRIDRREATSPIGLPRYIEQSWRRSREAGLAPDRTITQIEYVTDLDFQRRLVQCASPVLDQLHTDLSGMPLSIALTDEHARVMLRRDADGRLGDLLDRACFAPGFDYSEASVGTNGVGTAIETGMPVYIDGTQHFNAGIRGFTCAGAPVHDPVTGRLEGIIDISCQTGHANPMMRQLVVSAARDIESALSSSGSAKQLAVLDAFVAACRRRTTAVYSLSCGVFMSNTAGTPLLDPIDEAFLREEAQSMLVPSRLRQFTLTLPSGQVIEVKRTLIEEGGESAGVVLEVEHAPAAVRTPARAMSGRAPALPGSVGGSPQWSRCRARVSQLAAEGTNTLLIGEDGAGRATLARGAQLNKNPQAVCAMVDCSSPAVVTEVRAAIASSAPSVVLRRIDALAPDDDAEIAALVSADQHRYPARWIVGTARPGGDALLESALVQCFAMTVELPALRHHPDDIPEIVRMHAHQLAPNRAPAFTDGLLRALKKYPWPGNVAELVTVLRHALRVNLTGPLTENDLPPSVHSAPKRVMTSLETAERDTIVEALREYGGNRTKAARALGIARSSLYRKIDVYGIHL
- a CDS encoding PPK2 family polyphosphate kinase; this encodes MAATVNWKKLAGRTLVEPGSTVDLARDFDTGDKPKGLKKADGLAQLEEAKTQLFALQDRFYAQADRSLLIVLQAIDAAGKDSTIKHVMSGVNPEGVDVHSFKAPSAQDRAHGYLWRHQLVTPELGRIGIFNRSHYENVLVTRVHPEMLWPESATLHRKGLWKRRYRDINDWERYLTDNGTTVVKLFLNVSYEEQGRRFLERIDRPDKNWKFSATDMAERALWPEYQKAFSEMLSRTSTEYAPWHVIPADHKWASHLSTFAVLLEALSGLNPAYPAVSEQERASLSGYRAELLRQVPALAADEEG
- a CDS encoding fused (3R)-hydroxyacyl-ACP dehydratase subunits HadA/HadB, encoding MTTSENTALIERVGHYYVMEHEYQVGREKVREYARAVQDYHPVHWDEAAAAGLGYSGLVAPLTFTSIPAMAANQKLMQEVVVGYETYVQTEQVFEQYRPIVVGDVLRTDVELSSVRRIAGKDMITITNTFVDQHGETVHRMHTTVVGVSADEVDPGISAAVAKVMMHDVDILSVEDAAADYVKTVREGEAPADSTAGATRAVGSRSFDELAKGDLLPEHHTGLSRGDLVNYAGVSGDANPIHWDESIAKLAGLPDVIAHGMLTMGLGAGVISAWSGDPGAVRRFAVRLSAPAIVPADGRGDIAYGGKVKSLDPETRSGTMILTAKANDKKIFGMATLDLRFS
- a CDS encoding NAD(P)/FAD-dependent oxidoreductase — encoded protein: MTVTDTRPDTESGETTKTLDALVIGAGVAGLYQVYQLKKLGLNVHGYEEASDVGGTWYWNRYPGARFDSEGYIYQYMFDEDLYKGWSWSKKFPDQSEIEDWFHYATDKLGVRDDFDFSTRITSAEFDEVTGRWTVTTDRGQIIDTRFLVSCAGMLSAPLTSMFEGQDTFLGEIFHTSRWPRDGVQLLNKRVAVIGTGATGIQVIQTIAPDVELLKVFVRTPQFTLPMKNPDYTTADVRAYHDKFEHLRDTVKTTVVGFEYDYTTKEWAERTEEERRELLEECYNDGSLKLWIASYLSMFVDPDVSAAVSDFVRAKIGARLRDPKLIDLLVPKPEDFGFGTHRVPLERGYYEVFHRPNVEAIGVRNNPITRIVPEGIELADGTLHEVDVIIMATGFDAGSGALSRLDPKGRGGRSLADDWNREIRSTMGFMVHGYPNLLTTGIPLAPSAALCNMPTCLQQQTEWISRLIGHMQENGHRVVEPTLEGEEAWVQHHDEVTQATLIAKTDSWYNGANVEGKPRGRVLSYLGAADFRQRTDENADRGYPGFRFA
- a CDS encoding alpha/beta fold hydrolase produces the protein MTTRSGTAPSGDIELYYDEFGDPADPPVLLIMGLGAQMVFWREEFCRLIAGAGYRVIRFDNRDIGLSGKLDGARVGGPPLPVKLGRTFAGLPVPGAPYRLPAMADDARAVLDHLGIDRAHIVGASMGGMITQIFAARHADRTRTATIVMSSNNKAFLPPPGARQMKALITPPPKGAGRDEIIEHTTRVRAVIGSPVYPQDPAVARLHSAEYFDRSYYPAGMLRQFAAILGTGSLVGYNRRIAAPTLVLHGTHDKLMRPSGARAITREVPGARLAMIDGMAHDLPEPLWDRIVGELTDHFDTATT
- a CDS encoding recombinase family protein, with translation MTIDQESASAFRLGYARTGTGSPGLEAQIDALTDAGIEPARIYTDKTEAPEAVERPGWTALLDYARPGDTTVIIGLDRLGRTTPEVLASARELTRRRIGLRSLREGLDTADPTGSTIVGVLASLAELDDEAAAARPGTGGGRVDSAVGRPRALDDTQVAAAERMRVAGLRVPEIAARLGVSRATVYRSLAGRRAQR
- the map gene encoding type I methionyl aminopeptidase — encoded protein: MTVRAPLTPGVVSPTLPVPDAIARPEYVWKAEAQEGHEPWVQTPETIEKMRVAGKIAANALAEAGRAVAPGVTTDQLDRIAHDYMIDHGAYPSTLGYRGFPKSCCTSLNEVICHGIPDSTVIQDGDIVNIDVTAYIDGVHGDTNATFLAGDVSQEHRDLVERTRIATERAIKAVKPGRELNVIGRVIEAYASRFGYHVVRDFTGHGIGETFHNGLIVLHYDEPSVDTVIEPGMVFTIEPMINLGALDWEQWDDDWTVVTVDRKWTAQFEHTLVVTDTGAEILTLPDA